From the genome of Brevibacterium sp. JSBI002, one region includes:
- a CDS encoding cysteine desulfurase family protein, whose amino-acid sequence MTGRLYFDTAAAAPVRREALEAAWPYLAGAFGNPSSHHEFGRGPAEALADARARVAKVLGMRATDITFTSGGTEADNLAIIGMALGARTQSRAQAQGRAGTVAPPRRHIVTSPIEHEAVLASVEFLTRVHGFTVTEVAPASDGTVTPEALTAAIRADTVLVSLGYANNEIGTVADIPTLAGLAHEDGVLFHTDAVQAAGWLPLSGLGVDALSLAGHKVGAPKGIGVAAIRARVPVEPLIHGGGQESGRRSGTENVALAVAFATALELVEAERHEAADRVRAIRDEFIATVLSHVPGAFLTGAAGTAGPDGRTTRTPNHASFCFSNASGEAVLLELERLGVTASSGSACAVGSDEPSHVLTALGVAAEVAQTSVRFTFPSSISYDQGRAAARAVISAAESLASSFA is encoded by the coding sequence ATGACCGGGCGCCTCTACTTCGACACCGCGGCCGCGGCCCCCGTGCGCAGGGAAGCCCTCGAGGCCGCTTGGCCGTATCTGGCAGGGGCGTTCGGCAACCCGTCGAGCCACCACGAATTCGGGCGCGGACCCGCCGAAGCCCTCGCCGATGCCCGTGCTCGCGTGGCGAAGGTGCTCGGCATGCGCGCCACGGACATCACGTTCACCAGCGGAGGCACCGAGGCGGACAACCTCGCAATCATCGGCATGGCCCTCGGCGCTCGGACTCAGAGTCGAGCTCAGGCCCAGGGCCGGGCTGGGACCGTGGCGCCGCCTCGGCGACATATCGTCACTTCCCCCATCGAACACGAAGCCGTACTCGCCTCGGTGGAGTTCCTGACCCGCGTCCACGGTTTCACCGTCACCGAGGTGGCCCCGGCCTCCGATGGGACAGTGACCCCCGAAGCCCTCACAGCGGCAATCCGGGCCGACACCGTGCTCGTGAGCTTGGGATATGCGAACAATGAGATCGGCACCGTTGCGGACATTCCGACCCTGGCCGGACTCGCCCATGAGGACGGTGTCCTCTTCCATACAGACGCCGTGCAGGCGGCCGGGTGGCTGCCGCTGAGCGGGTTGGGCGTCGATGCGCTCAGCCTGGCCGGGCACAAGGTCGGAGCGCCGAAAGGCATCGGTGTGGCCGCGATCCGCGCCCGCGTCCCCGTCGAACCGCTCATCCACGGTGGCGGTCAGGAGTCGGGCCGACGCTCGGGCACGGAGAACGTGGCGTTGGCCGTCGCATTCGCCACGGCCCTCGAACTCGTCGAGGCGGAGCGGCATGAGGCCGCCGATCGTGTCCGGGCCATCCGTGATGAGTTCATCGCCACGGTGCTCAGCCACGTCCCCGGGGCGTTTCTGACCGGCGCGGCGGGCACGGCCGGCCCGGATGGCCGGACGACGCGGACTCCGAATCACGCGTCGTTCTGCTTCTCGAACGCCTCCGGCGAGGCAGTTCTGCTCGAGCTCGAACGACTCGGGGTGACGGCCTCGAGCGGTTCGGCCTGCGCGGTCGGCTCCGATGAGCCCTCCCATGTGCTCACAGCCTTAGGAGTCGCGGCCGAGGTCGCCCAGACGAGTGTGCGCTTCACCTTCCCGTCCTCGATCAGCTACGACCAGGGACGCGCGGCCGCCCGGGCCGTCATCAGCGCTGCCGAGAGCCTCGCTTCGTCCTTTGCGTGA
- a CDS encoding TenA family protein: MTVTFTAGPLTTQLWDRVGPIVKQIEELPFLAQLADGSLDPKAFVNYISQDSLYLNGYAKAMSFLAAKTVDRDESRFWAGSAAEAITVEEEMHAELLADARLASALEELTAEGSRFEASPTTLGYVSFLVANAASRSYGEGVASVLPCFWVYAHMGKVLVDRAGQMADDHPYRTWVQTYDSPDFDESTRQAVQILEQELAKAPSEEAARMRAAFEQACVFELHFWASAHAMQNWDVSVFLPQVVTV, encoded by the coding sequence ATGACCGTCACCTTTACCGCCGGCCCACTGACCACCCAGCTGTGGGACCGCGTCGGTCCCATCGTCAAGCAGATAGAAGAGCTGCCGTTCCTCGCCCAGCTCGCCGACGGCAGCCTCGATCCGAAGGCCTTCGTCAATTACATCTCGCAGGACAGCCTCTACCTGAACGGATATGCCAAAGCCATGTCGTTCCTGGCCGCGAAGACCGTCGACCGTGACGAATCCCGATTCTGGGCCGGATCTGCCGCCGAGGCGATCACCGTCGAAGAGGAGATGCACGCAGAGCTGCTCGCCGACGCCCGACTCGCCTCGGCGCTGGAAGAACTCACCGCGGAAGGCTCCCGTTTCGAGGCCTCCCCGACGACGCTGGGATACGTGTCCTTCCTCGTCGCCAACGCCGCCAGCCGATCCTACGGCGAAGGCGTGGCCTCAGTGCTGCCGTGCTTCTGGGTGTACGCCCATATGGGCAAGGTGCTTGTCGACCGGGCCGGGCAGATGGCCGACGACCACCCCTACCGCACCTGGGTGCAGACCTACGACTCTCCCGACTTCGACGAATCGACCCGCCAGGCCGTGCAGATCCTCGAACAGGAACTCGCGAAGGCCCCGAGCGAGGAAGCCGCCCGCATGCGCGCGGCCTTCGAACAGGCCTGCGTCTTCGAACTCCACTTCTGGGCCTCTGCCCACGCCATGCAGAACTGGGACGTCTCCGTGTTCCTGCCCCAGGTAGTCACCGTCTGA
- the thiD gene encoding bifunctional hydroxymethylpyrimidine kinase/phosphomethylpyrimidine kinase has product MTTRPPITLSIAGTDPSGGAGIHADLKTFTARKTMGTTVITALVAQNTHGVSRVYPIDVDFVADQFESVLGDLPVDATKSGMLGSRDLVELVVDRAAEGRLGFYTVDPVMIATSGHRLLETDAVDAVRTHLLPVADLITPNLPEAALLISDDEPEAQTTEAMRDQARRLLERGPGAVLLKGGHGSDDEVIDILATADGQVREFTHPRVATMNTHGTGCTLSAAITAEVAVLGREHTEIGSDILGEAVGNALDYLARALTSAADWQLSLDPEGAHGPVDHQVDIVRGRHS; this is encoded by the coding sequence GTGACGACCCGCCCGCCGATCACCCTGTCCATCGCCGGCACCGATCCCTCGGGCGGCGCCGGAATCCATGCCGACCTCAAGACCTTCACCGCGCGGAAGACCATGGGCACGACCGTCATCACTGCTCTCGTCGCGCAGAACACGCACGGTGTGTCCCGGGTCTATCCGATCGACGTCGATTTCGTCGCCGATCAGTTCGAGTCCGTGCTCGGCGACCTGCCCGTCGATGCGACGAAATCGGGAATGCTCGGCAGCCGTGACCTCGTCGAACTCGTCGTCGATCGCGCCGCCGAAGGTCGGCTCGGCTTCTATACCGTCGACCCTGTGATGATCGCGACCTCCGGCCACCGCCTCCTCGAGACCGATGCCGTCGACGCCGTGCGCACCCACCTGCTGCCCGTCGCCGACCTCATCACCCCCAACCTCCCCGAGGCGGCCCTGCTGATCTCCGACGACGAACCTGAAGCGCAGACGACTGAAGCCATGCGTGACCAGGCCCGGCGCCTGCTCGAACGCGGGCCCGGAGCGGTCCTGCTCAAGGGCGGACACGGCAGCGATGACGAAGTCATCGATATCCTCGCCACCGCCGACGGCCAGGTTCGCGAGTTCACCCACCCCCGCGTGGCGACGATGAACACGCACGGAACTGGGTGCACCCTGTCAGCCGCGATCACCGCCGAGGTGGCCGTCCTCGGCCGCGAACACACAGAGATCGGATCGGACATCCTCGGCGAGGCCGTCGGCAATGCCCTCGACTATCTTGCTCGCGCTCTCACCTCGGCTGCGGACTGGCAGCTGAGCCTAGATCCGGAGGGCGCCCACGGACCGGTCGACCACCAGGTCGACATCGTCCGCGGTCGACACTCCTGA
- the thiE gene encoding thiamine phosphate synthase: protein MTAGSAHIADNSADDGATVNDRDGSTDRFAGIDTRLYLVTDSAQCEAAGRSVAETVQAAVAGGVGIVQVRDKDIDDGDFYSLTRQVIAAVEAAARDTDRTVPVVLNDRVEVARRLIDEGENVHIHVGQTDTTVAEVRAALGAEPLIGLSAANSDEFAAARDSGVVDLVGIGPVFDTSTKADAPDGIGPDHLRELVAEAGIPAVAIGGINADRAPDLKGRGLIGICVVSAICMADDPKTAAEELLAAFTGSAQ, encoded by the coding sequence ATGACCGCCGGATCCGCCCACATCGCTGACAACTCGGCCGACGACGGCGCGACCGTGAACGACCGAGACGGCTCGACCGACCGCTTCGCCGGAATCGACACGCGCCTCTACCTAGTCACCGACTCGGCGCAATGCGAGGCCGCCGGTCGCAGCGTCGCCGAGACCGTGCAGGCCGCCGTCGCCGGGGGAGTGGGCATCGTCCAGGTCCGCGACAAAGACATCGACGACGGTGACTTCTACTCGCTCACCCGCCAAGTCATCGCCGCCGTCGAAGCCGCCGCCCGCGACACCGACCGCACGGTTCCCGTCGTCCTCAACGACCGCGTCGAGGTGGCCCGCCGCCTCATCGACGAAGGCGAGAACGTGCACATCCACGTCGGCCAAACTGACACCACCGTCGCCGAGGTGCGCGCCGCCCTGGGTGCGGAACCGCTCATCGGTCTCTCGGCCGCGAACAGCGACGAATTCGCCGCCGCCCGCGACTCCGGAGTCGTCGACCTCGTCGGCATCGGGCCGGTCTTTGACACTTCCACGAAAGCAGACGCCCCCGACGGAATCGGACCGGACCATCTCCGCGAACTGGTGGCAGAAGCGGGCATCCCCGCGGTCGCGATCGGCGGCATCAACGCCGATCGTGCCCCTGACCTGAAGGGACGTGGGCTGATCGGGATCTGCGTGGTCTCGGCGATCTGCATGGCTGACGATCCGAAGACTGCGGCCGAGGAGCTGCTCGCCGCTTTCACCGGGAGTGCACAGTGA
- a CDS encoding hydroxyethylthiazole kinase: MVDFDLRSANARLRASNPLIQCITNTVVQQFSANVLLAIGASPAMLDHEADAGQFAGIASGILVNFGTASNHQLLAADAAIDVANAASKPWVLDPVSVGAVDFRTARIRRAAADQPTAIRGNASEIAALAGVGLGGRGVESTDEVDAVLPAAAQLSRKTGAIVAVSGPTDAVVAHIDGTDHVARISGGHEFMPLVIGTGCSLGAVTVAYLAAARAGLADPDADVSAISAPEQSANGGAASAKFEAVVAAHAHFAVAGELAADGAKGPGSYSVNFLDALHTVDGDRLAQARIGLDTLTAGEGVQA, from the coding sequence ATGGTTGACTTCGACCTGCGTTCTGCCAATGCGCGACTGCGCGCAAGCAATCCACTCATCCAGTGCATCACGAACACCGTGGTGCAGCAGTTCAGCGCGAACGTGCTCCTGGCCATCGGCGCCTCCCCGGCGATGCTCGACCACGAAGCCGACGCCGGACAGTTCGCCGGAATCGCCAGCGGAATCCTCGTCAACTTCGGAACCGCCTCGAACCATCAGCTGCTCGCCGCCGACGCAGCCATCGACGTCGCGAACGCCGCCAGCAAGCCCTGGGTCCTCGACCCCGTGAGCGTCGGCGCCGTCGACTTCCGCACCGCCCGCATCCGCCGTGCCGCCGCCGATCAACCGACTGCCATCCGCGGCAACGCCTCCGAGATCGCAGCACTCGCCGGAGTCGGACTCGGTGGTCGTGGAGTCGAATCCACCGATGAAGTCGATGCCGTCCTTCCCGCCGCGGCTCAACTGTCGCGAAAGACCGGCGCAATCGTCGCGGTCTCCGGACCCACCGACGCCGTCGTCGCCCACATCGACGGCACCGATCACGTCGCCCGGATCTCCGGCGGACACGAATTCATGCCGCTGGTCATCGGCACCGGCTGCTCACTCGGCGCCGTCACCGTCGCATACCTGGCCGCCGCCCGTGCCGGACTGGCCGACCCCGACGCCGACGTCTCAGCAATCAGCGCCCCCGAGCAGTCCGCGAACGGAGGGGCCGCCTCGGCGAAGTTCGAAGCCGTCGTCGCCGCCCACGCCCACTTCGCGGTCGCCGGGGAACTCGCCGCCGATGGTGCGAAGGGTCCGGGCAGCTACTCGGTGAACTTCCTCGACGCGCTCCACACCGTCGACGGTGACCGACTCGCGCAGGCGAGAATCGGCCTCGACACGCTCACCGCCGGCGAAGGCGTCCAGGCATGA
- a CDS encoding sugar ABC transporter permease: MTRNSFITDERISSEGVIGTFVRRVKEGQLGSFPVILALIVIVIVFQSADSNFISPANLVNLSTQVAFLAILALGINLILLLGEIDLSLAQLGGLAASLLGVLVVRQGVPPALALIIMLLLGLVVGAIQGWFFAVVGIPAFVVTLAGLLAFTGLTLTTLGTQKNLSMSDTFAFDFASFYFPAIWAYIFGAVAIIGFGGGIIYSKMRRHREGLSAPSWASVIVRIVLLAAIVFGFLILVNQDFGLAMPFFLMIVIAIVIDLVLRKTRYGRSIYAVGGKVEAARRAGIRVTWVRISVFMAAGVLAALFGFIKTGVTTNAGSTLVSTQDLLNAIAAAVIGGTSLFGGRGTAWAAVLGALVVGAINNGLYLIGFNSDAQQIITALVLLTAVVIDALSRRGQRYVGRG; encoded by the coding sequence ATGACCCGCAATTCCTTCATCACCGATGAGCGGATCTCGTCCGAAGGCGTCATCGGCACCTTCGTCCGCCGGGTCAAAGAGGGGCAGTTGGGGTCGTTCCCGGTCATCCTCGCCCTCATCGTCATCGTCATCGTGTTCCAGTCGGCCGACTCGAACTTCATCTCTCCGGCCAACCTCGTCAATCTCTCCACTCAGGTCGCGTTCCTCGCGATCCTGGCTCTCGGCATCAACCTCATCCTGCTCCTCGGCGAGATCGATCTGTCTCTGGCGCAGTTGGGAGGTCTGGCTGCCTCGCTGCTCGGAGTTCTGGTGGTGAGACAAGGTGTGCCGCCGGCCCTGGCGCTGATCATCATGCTGCTGCTCGGCCTGGTCGTCGGCGCGATCCAAGGTTGGTTCTTCGCCGTCGTCGGCATCCCGGCGTTCGTCGTCACCTTGGCCGGTCTGCTCGCGTTCACCGGTCTGACCCTGACGACTCTCGGCACGCAGAAGAACCTGTCGATGTCGGACACCTTCGCCTTCGACTTCGCGAGCTTCTACTTCCCGGCGATCTGGGCCTACATCTTCGGTGCCGTCGCGATCATCGGCTTCGGCGGCGGCATCATCTATTCGAAGATGCGTCGCCACCGCGAAGGCCTCAGCGCCCCGAGCTGGGCGTCGGTGATCGTGCGCATCGTGCTGCTGGCCGCGATCGTGTTCGGCTTCCTCATCCTCGTCAACCAGGACTTCGGTCTGGCGATGCCGTTCTTCCTCATGATCGTCATCGCGATCGTCATCGACCTCGTGTTGCGCAAGACCCGCTACGGTCGTTCGATCTACGCCGTCGGCGGCAAGGTCGAGGCCGCCCGGCGAGCCGGTATCCGCGTGACCTGGGTGCGCATCAGCGTGTTCATGGCCGCAGGTGTGTTGGCCGCGCTGTTCGGTTTCATCAAGACCGGTGTGACGACGAACGCGGGATCGACGCTGGTGAGCACGCAGGATCTGCTCAATGCGATCGCCGCGGCGGTCATCGGCGGCACCTCGTTGTTCGGCGGTCGCGGTACTGCTTGGGCAGCCGTGCTCGGTGCCCTGGTCGTCGGTGCGATCAACAACGGTCTCTACCTCATCGGCTTCAACTCCGATGCACAGCAGATCATCACCGCACTCGTCTTGCTCACCGCCGTCGTCATCGATGCGCTGAGCCGCCGCGGCCAGAGGTACGTCGGGCGGGGGTAG
- a CDS encoding ATP-binding cassette domain-containing protein — MTPETPDPAPATTWTPGSDSEPVLELRGINKRFGAVQALTDIHLSVGRGEVVGLVGDNGAGKSTLIKVIAGVHAADDGELIMNGTAQRFSSPKDAQKAGVATVFQDLSLCENLDVVANLFLGHEKTRGGVLDEVTMEAKSWELLRSLSAKIPSVRVPIAALSGGQRQTVAIARSLLGEPSLVMLDEPTAALGVAQTAEVLNLIERLKERDLGVLLVSHNMADVQAVCDRVHVLRLGKDAGDFPGDERTDVLVAAITGASDNVVTKRAARRGERR, encoded by the coding sequence ATGACACCAGAGACACCCGACCCGGCACCCGCAACGACGTGGACGCCGGGCAGCGACAGCGAGCCGGTGCTCGAACTGCGCGGAATCAACAAACGGTTCGGTGCAGTCCAAGCCCTGACCGACATCCATCTCAGCGTCGGCCGCGGCGAAGTCGTCGGCCTCGTCGGCGACAACGGCGCCGGCAAATCGACCCTGATCAAGGTCATCGCCGGAGTCCACGCCGCCGATGACGGCGAACTCATCATGAACGGCACGGCGCAGAGATTCTCCTCCCCGAAGGATGCCCAGAAAGCCGGAGTGGCCACAGTGTTCCAGGATCTGTCCCTGTGCGAGAACCTCGACGTGGTGGCCAACCTGTTCCTCGGACACGAGAAGACCCGCGGCGGCGTCCTCGACGAAGTGACGATGGAAGCCAAATCCTGGGAGCTGCTGCGCAGCCTCTCGGCAAAGATCCCGAGCGTGCGCGTACCGATCGCGGCCCTGTCCGGCGGTCAGCGTCAGACGGTCGCGATCGCCCGGTCCCTCCTCGGCGAACCATCACTGGTCATGCTCGACGAACCGACGGCGGCGCTCGGCGTCGCCCAGACGGCCGAGGTGCTCAACCTCATCGAACGGCTCAAGGAGCGCGACCTCGGGGTGCTGCTCGTCAGCCACAATATGGCCGATGTGCAGGCGGTGTGCGACCGCGTGCACGTGCTGCGACTGGGCAAGGATGCCGGTGACTTCCCTGGTGACGAGCGCACCGACGTGCTGGTCGCCGCGATCACCGGAGCCAGCGACAACGTCGTGACCAAACGCGCCGCACGGAGGGGTGAGCGCCGATGA
- a CDS encoding substrate-binding domain-containing protein, translated as MRHNLKSHKKLALLGASVAIGALALSGCGNQKGQGNDEADSGSGGDGDVTIALLLPESKTTRYESLDKPNFEKYVKEANPDAKVEYRNANQDATQQQQQVEAAVTEGVDAIVLDPVDASAVSSALSKAESKKIPVISYDRFFEGADYYTSFDNKKIGNLQGQAVLDGLKDAGVDPKSGPVWMVNGDPKDPNAADFKAGAEETLKGAGVDIAASHDTLDWNPDDARQWVEGQLQGKGEKPIAIYSANDGTPAVSSLRRRKPRSNPSSPVRTPRSTDCRTSSRVTSTPLSTSRSRRRPSSPPRPPWLWPQARTSMQGRPTRTPPRTSSKPRSSPPTPSKTSSVTRSRPRTSAPARWRSSVPMPA; from the coding sequence ATGAGGCACAACCTTAAGTCCCACAAGAAGCTGGCGCTCCTCGGTGCCTCGGTCGCGATCGGTGCTCTTGCACTCAGCGGCTGCGGCAACCAGAAAGGCCAGGGAAACGACGAGGCCGACAGCGGATCCGGCGGTGACGGAGATGTCACGATCGCACTGCTGCTGCCCGAGTCGAAGACCACCCGGTACGAGTCGCTCGACAAGCCGAACTTCGAGAAGTACGTCAAAGAGGCCAACCCAGACGCGAAGGTCGAATACCGCAACGCCAATCAGGACGCGACTCAGCAGCAGCAACAGGTCGAGGCGGCCGTGACCGAAGGCGTCGACGCCATCGTCCTCGACCCCGTCGACGCTTCCGCAGTCTCCTCCGCGCTGTCGAAGGCCGAGTCGAAGAAGATCCCGGTCATCTCCTACGACCGCTTCTTCGAAGGTGCCGACTACTACACTTCGTTCGACAACAAGAAGATCGGCAACCTGCAGGGCCAGGCCGTCCTCGACGGACTCAAGGACGCCGGAGTCGACCCGAAGTCGGGACCTGTCTGGATGGTCAACGGCGACCCGAAGGACCCGAACGCCGCGGACTTCAAGGCCGGCGCGGAAGAGACCCTCAAGGGCGCAGGCGTCGACATCGCCGCCAGCCACGACACCCTGGACTGGAACCCCGACGACGCCCGCCAGTGGGTCGAAGGTCAGCTGCAGGGCAAGGGCGAGAAGCCGATCGCGATCTACTCGGCCAACGACGGCACGCCGGCGGTGTCATCGCTGCGACGAAGAAAGCCAAGGTCGAACCCGTCGTCACCGGTCAGGACGCCGAGGTCGACGGACTGCAGAACATCCTCAAGGGTGACCAGTACGCCACTATCTACAAGTCGATCCCGCCGCAGGCCGAGTTCGCCGCCAAGGCCGCCGTGGCTCTGGCCGCAGGCGAGGACGTCGATGCAGGGACGACCTACAAGGACACCCCCACGGACTTCGTCGAAGCCAAGGTCGTCACCACCGACACCATCAAAGACATCGTCGGTGACCAGATCAAGGCCGAGGACATCTGCACCGGCAAGGTGGAGAAGCTCTGTGCCGATGCCGGCGTGA
- a CDS encoding LacI family DNA-binding transcriptional regulator, which translates to MAKQNDRPTLATVAARAGVSIKTASRVLNGEKHVAASTAEKVEAAAEELGFRLNPTARRLRAGGRSPYIGVVLSDAGDAFQARAFAAVEAELATLDLRPVVTVVGDDPDREEAFLDECLANDLTGLIVIRAHPEAAETYARAASAPGTRIVSLDPAVEGPGISIVAGDDREAGRLAAEQLLAHGHMALGVIGDHSPSLITTRRLQGIQDAIAGRRGVGWRAYMREDAHDEASAKNVVAAWLGSRSAPGALITLSATVTQGAIDACRRLGEWPALVGIDDFPTAELLDVTVVDRNVESLAAEAVRRLRASADSSVSGGRPSISGDGGGRLGEGTHPGENVTARDGNNGGKGPDFDNAVCVIARGSGEEPPDTH; encoded by the coding sequence ATGGCGAAGCAGAACGATCGGCCGACCCTGGCCACGGTCGCTGCGCGTGCCGGCGTGAGCATCAAAACCGCCTCCCGCGTCCTCAACGGCGAAAAGCACGTTGCCGCCTCGACGGCGGAGAAGGTCGAAGCTGCCGCCGAAGAGCTCGGATTCCGCCTCAACCCCACGGCCAGGCGCTTGCGTGCCGGAGGCCGTTCACCCTATATCGGCGTCGTCCTCTCCGACGCCGGTGATGCCTTCCAAGCCCGTGCGTTCGCAGCAGTGGAAGCCGAGCTCGCAACCCTCGACCTGCGCCCGGTGGTGACCGTGGTCGGAGACGACCCCGACCGGGAGGAAGCCTTCCTCGACGAATGCCTCGCCAACGACCTGACCGGGCTCATCGTCATCCGCGCCCACCCCGAGGCGGCCGAGACCTACGCACGAGCCGCCTCGGCGCCGGGCACTCGAATCGTCTCCCTCGACCCAGCGGTCGAAGGCCCTGGAATCAGCATCGTCGCAGGCGACGATCGTGAGGCGGGACGCCTCGCGGCCGAACAGCTGCTCGCTCACGGGCACATGGCACTCGGCGTCATCGGCGACCATTCGCCCAGCCTCATCACCACCCGCCGACTGCAGGGAATCCAGGACGCCATCGCCGGCCGCCGCGGCGTCGGCTGGCGCGCCTATATGCGCGAAGACGCCCACGACGAAGCCAGCGCGAAGAACGTCGTCGCCGCCTGGCTCGGTTCCCGCAGCGCACCCGGAGCCCTCATCACCCTGTCCGCCACAGTGACCCAAGGTGCCATCGACGCCTGCCGCCGCCTCGGCGAATGGCCGGCACTGGTCGGCATCGACGATTTCCCCACGGCCGAACTCCTCGATGTCACCGTCGTCGATCGCAACGTCGAATCCCTCGCCGCCGAGGCGGTCCGACGACTCCGTGCCAGCGCGGATTCCAGCGTCTCCGGGGGCCGACCCAGCATTTCCGGGGACGGTGGGGGCCGCCTCGGCGAGGGGACACATCCTGGTGAGAACGTGACTGCAAGGGACGGCAATAACGGTGGCAAGGGGCCGGATTTCGACAATGCAGTGTGCGTCATCGCTCGGGGCAGCGGCGAAGAGCCTCCCGACACCCACTGA
- a CDS encoding IucA/IucC family protein: MPIHPWQADHRLPITFAADIARGDLLPLGVGLDKHQAQQSLRTFFNHSRAGAPYVKVALAVQNMGFLRGLSPKYMRDTPAINDWVAGLVGSDPTFAEAGFRVLRERAALGYTGDVYHQTKETNPHRKMLAALWRENPVEQIEPGQKLVTMAALLHRDHQGVSLASELISASGLGSGAWVRSYLRAYLKPLVHALLAHDLVFMPHGENLILVLDEHVVTGAFMKDIGEEVAVLGHRELPADVERIRAVVPGEEKALSVFTDMFDGVLRHLSGILDGDGLLPAERFWAIVAETLDDYEAEHPDAAHGVSGDVDLRGEHFAHSCLNRLQLKNTKQMVDIGNQAGSLLYAGTMPNPVAR; this comes from the coding sequence ATGCCGATCCACCCCTGGCAGGCCGACCACCGGCTGCCGATCACCTTCGCTGCGGATATCGCCCGAGGTGATCTTCTGCCGTTAGGTGTTGGACTCGACAAGCACCAGGCGCAGCAGTCCCTGCGGACGTTCTTCAACCATTCGCGGGCCGGAGCTCCGTATGTGAAGGTTGCGCTCGCCGTGCAGAACATGGGATTCCTGCGTGGCCTGTCGCCGAAGTACATGCGTGACACCCCGGCTATCAACGACTGGGTCGCTGGCTTGGTCGGATCCGACCCGACCTTCGCCGAGGCGGGATTCCGAGTGCTGCGGGAGCGTGCCGCGCTCGGCTACACGGGGGACGTCTACCACCAGACGAAGGAGACGAACCCACACCGGAAGATGCTGGCTGCCCTGTGGCGGGAGAACCCTGTCGAGCAGATCGAACCAGGTCAGAAGCTCGTCACCATGGCAGCCCTGCTGCACCGGGATCACCAAGGGGTGTCGCTGGCCAGCGAGCTCATCAGCGCATCTGGCTTGGGTTCCGGGGCATGGGTGCGCAGCTACCTGCGGGCCTACCTGAAACCACTTGTGCATGCGCTGCTCGCCCACGATCTCGTGTTCATGCCGCACGGGGAGAACCTCATCCTCGTTCTCGACGAACATGTGGTGACAGGGGCATTCATGAAGGACATCGGTGAGGAGGTCGCCGTGCTCGGCCATCGCGAACTGCCCGCCGACGTCGAACGCATCCGCGCCGTAGTGCCGGGGGAGGAGAAGGCGCTGTCGGTGTTCACCGATATGTTCGATGGGGTCCTGCGGCACCTGTCGGGCATCCTCGACGGCGACGGACTGCTGCCGGCCGAGAGGTTCTGGGCGATCGTCGCCGAGACCCTAGACGACTACGAAGCAGAACACCCGGATGCGGCGCACGGTGTCAGCGGCGACGTGGACCTGCGTGGCGAACACTTCGCCCATTCGTGCCTCAACCGGCTGCAGCTGAAGAACACGAAGCAGATGGTCGACATCGGCAACCAAGCCGGATCGCTCCTCTATGCGGGCACTATGCCCAACCCCGTGGCCCGCTGA